In Haladaptatus cibarius D43, the sequence AGTGTGAATCCGAATTCGAAGAAAGCGACTACGACGACTGGCAAGAATGGCGAGCCAACGTCATCACGGAGTTCGTCGCGGACGCAACCGACCGAATCCCTGGCAAAACCTATCTCACACTCTATCCCGACCCCTATCCCGGCCACCTCTACGAGCGCGCCGGACTGGATTTGGACGCCCTGTCGGAATACGTAGACGAGTTCGTCGTCCCGCTGTACGACATGGCCTACTCCACGACCTACTGGTTGGAGGTCATCGCAACCGGGTTCGAAGACGCGCTCGACATCCCGTTCAGCATCGAACTCTACGCGGTTGATATCGACATCGACAACCTGATTCACGCCACGGAAGTCGCGGACGCCTACGCGAACGACGTGTTTTTCGGCTACGAATCCAGCAACGCTCGCGGCGCGATTCGGCGGATGGACGCCGACTCGCGCGAGGGGGTCTCGCACGGAAACTGAATTCAAAATCGAATTTTAAAACCGCTCGTCTCGCCACGCGCACAACTGCTCGCGGTCGCGGGTGTTTTCGGGCAGTTCGGCGAACCACTGCGCGTCAGTAATCTCCCCATCGGGGTCATCGACCGTCAGGGAAGTCGTCTCGGCTTTCGCTTCGAACACCGGGAGGACGCCCCACGTCGAATAGTCGCCGCACCGAATTGCAGTTCGGGTCGCAATGCCTAACCCCTCGTATTTCGCCCCAATTCCCGCCTCCTCGTCGAGTTCTCGCTCCGCCGTCTCGCGGAAAGATTCCCCGTCACGAACGCCGCCGCCGGGGAGTACCCACATATCCACGCCTTCGTGCCAGACGAGGAGCAGTTCGCCTGACGGTCGATAGACGGCGGTGTGCGCGCCGTAAGGTGCGCCGCTTTCTGACACTCTTTGGGCGAGCGTCCGGAACCGTCGGCGGGAAACGTCGTAGGTGCGTGAAAACTCCAAAAACTGCGTGTGGTCGTCCGTCAGTCCGTGGTAGGCCTGCTCGGCGCGCTGTTCCGCCTCGGTGGCGAGAAACCACAGGTCATCGAGCGTCATCGTTGGTCGCGTGGGGCCGTGACCGTGGTGGTGTGGAGCGCGACCGACGAGACGAGCGAGGAGATGGAGCGAGTGTAATCATGTGCCACGGTATTCCGGCAGGCAGAATAAGCCTTCGGTCACCGACACTCCGGAATCGGTCGCTTTTTACCATCGGGCGGGCTATTCGGCGGTATGAGCTTCGAGGAAGACGACCACGTCATCCTGCACGACCAGCACAGCGACTACGACGGCGAAGAGGGCAAAATAACGCAGGTCATGGAGAGCATGTTCGGCGACGCCACGTACACGATTAGCTTCGAAGACGGACAGGAAACGGGCATCCCCGAGGACTCGCTCGAAGCCGTCGAAGACGAAGCGTAACTTTTCTTTCTTCCACTCGTACATCCATTATGGCCAGCGTTCCCTTCCACTACATCGACCTGCGGACGTTCTGCTACGCAACTGAGGACGACCAGCGCGTCGAAACCGCCCTCGAAACGTACCTCCCCGAAGAGGTCGAAATCGACCGAATGAAAAGCGAAGGACACCACGGCGACCGAATCATCGTCCTCTCCGCGCGCGTAGAGAACGCCGACGAGATGCGCCACGTCCTCGGCAAACTCCGCGAACTCGCCGACATCGACCAAATCCGGGACGAACTAAACCAGCGCGTGGACGACAACTGTTCGTTCTTTGTCTCGCTCGACAAGCAGTCAGCGTACCGCGACACGGTCGAACTCGGCGAGGGAATTACCCTCCGCGCGAAAGTCGAGGCCTATCCCGCGAAGAAAGACGCCGCGGTCGAAAACGCCCGCGACGCACTCGCCTGACGACGACTCTCTCCGATTTTCGTTGATTTCCACGTCGTTCCGAACTGGTTACTGCAATTCACTTCTGAACGTTTCCACCGACACAAAGTATATCAAGGTACATCGTGTGTTGGCGAGTGTTACCACGTATCGAACGTGAGTGAGTATCATGCAAGAGTGCCCATACTGTAGTTCTGAACTACTCGGCGGCAGTAATTCGAAGACGACTCGCAACGGGAACCCAACTGGACACAAAAGTACCGGCACAGAAATGGTGTCGTGCCCTGATTGTGGCGGCGTTATCGACGGATTCAGCGACCACTGAAGTTGTGTTGAGCGGCGAGTGGTGATTTTTCATTTTCGGTAGTCATGTGATTCGTTGTGACTTGCAGGATTCGAATCCGCTGAACACATTCTCCTCTCACGAACGAAGTTCGAGGAGAATGTGCGGGACCGGATTCGAACCACGCCAAGACGTTCCGGGTCGCTTCGCTTCCCGGGCGTGCGTCTCGTCTACTTCGAATCTGCTCGGCACAATTTTGTCACTCACGATTTGTTCGTGACAAAATGTGCGGGACCGGATTCGAACCGGCGGACTCCTACGAGACAGCGTCCTAAGCGCTGCGCCGTTGGCCTAGCTTGGCTACCCGCACGCAACATCAACTTCCGAACTCTGCGATAAGAACCTGTCGCTCTCGTCGGACGAGCGTTTATATTCCATGCCGCGCTACCTCGTGTCGTGTATCGGGCACGTGACCAAGTCGAAAACGAAGCGTGGCTTGCCGAACTCCAACAGGCCGCCGACCGTCTGGAACTCGAAACCGGGGCGCGCTCGCGCGCGGCCGACCTCTTTCTCACCACGATTTCCGACGTGGACAACCCCGAAGACCGGTCGAAGCGCGCGGTCGCCGCAGCCAGCCTCTACGCCGGGTCGCTCATCGAGGGGGACCAGCGTTCACAGCAGGCGGTGGCGGATGCGGTCGGTGTCGCCCGGCTGACGATTCAGCAACGCTGGAAGACGATTCTGGAAACAGCGGGACTGCAACCGCCGTCGTGGTAGACAGTCGAAAAGAAAAACCGAAAACTCAGTCGCGTCCGCTCTGGGCCGGGGTGAGATTGCCGTGCTCGTCGATTTCGCCCCTGACGATTCGCGTGCTGGAAATGATGTCGCCGTCTTCGGCCTCGACGTGCGGGACGACCACGATTTCGAGCGAGTCGAATCCCCGCTCTTCCCGGATTTCGTTGATTCGCTCGCCGCCGTGTTTCGTTTCGGGGGAAACGATGAGTACGTCGAACTTTTCCTCAGTGGCGATACCGGTCGGTTCAGTGAGTTTTCGAACGTCGAACTCGCGGTCTTTCTCTTCGGCGAACGGTCTGAGTTCGGCTTCGAGGTCGGCTTTTCGCTTCGCAAACGACCGAACGTTCCGGTCTTCGTTGCGCGTTTTCGGCGCGAGGTCGTCGCTCGTCAATCCAACTGTCACGTCGCCGAGTTCGAACGCTCGCTCGAACAACGCCCGGTGACCATCGTGTACCGGGTCAAACGTCCCACCCAACGCCACGTCCATACACCGGCGAATGGTTCGGCGTGGTTTATCACCTTCGGAACTCCCCGCCGTCACCGAATGGGGGACGAGCGATTGCGATACTGCTGATAGAGGGTTTTAGCCCAATCCAGAAACTTCGGGTCGTCGCACTCAAGCAGTGCTCGAAGTTGCCCCTCTGTGTCGTATGCGCCCGCGAACGCCCAATTATCGCCGAGTGTGAGGCCGAAGTCAACCGGGCCGTCGTGTTCGTAGATGTCGATGGCGCGACTGACGAGCCGAAATTCGAGCGGATTGCTTGACCGTGCGGTTTCGATTCGCTCCGGCGGCATGACGAGTTCCGTTTCGACGCCAGACAGAACGAGTTCTGCGTGCGCGTCGTGATACAGTCTACTCAGGACGGGGGCGAGCATGCGAACCGTCTCCGTTTCTCGCGCGCGCAGTCGCTTTACGTAGTGGCTCACTGGGGCCTGTGGTTGGTCGGGGGATGCCGTAACGAGTGTCGCGTCGGCCAACCACGCAGGATTCGGGGCGTGGTCTGCATCCGGAAGATGTCGATAGAAGGGGTCGTATGTAGAAATCGTATCGAGCGTTTCGATGTATTTCCGATGGGTTCGAGCGACGAGTTCGCCGCTGGTGGTGAGTTCGTAGACGCCGTCACGTTTTTTCACCCATCCACGGTCTGCGAACTCAGAGAGATTTCGCTGAACACTTCGGCGGGAAACGTCCGTCGCGTCGGCCATGTCCCGTGGGGAACCCGACTGCTCGCGGAGATGGGCGAGCAACCGGTGTCGCTCCGGCGACCCGGCGAGGAACGCGGCGGCCTCTGACGCATTCATCGCCGAAAACTACACGAAGGAGGGATGTAAACGTCCCTCTTCAACGATGCACTCTCTCGCGGGCGAAACGTGATTCTTAAGGGGCGAACGGGTGTCGTTTCGTGTATGAGTGACGAACAAGAGGCAGAAGCGACCGAAGAAGAAACCGAACAGCAGGACGGACTGCAAGAAGGCGACTTCATCAGTCTCGATTACACCGCACGAACCGTCGAAGAAGGCGACCTCGTTGACACGACCAGCGAAGAGGTTGCGGAAGAAGAAGGCGTCGAAGCCGAAGGCCGAGAGTTCGGCCCGCGCACCATCGTTCTCGGTGCAGGCCACATCTTCGAGGGTGTCGAAGAGGACATCTACGGCAAAGAAGCGGGCGCAGAGGGTGAGGTAACAGTCGAACTCGCATTCGGCGAGTACGACAACGAAGAGGTTCGAACCATCAGTGCCGACAAGATTCAGGAAGACGACCGTTATCCCGGCGCGCGCGTCAACGTTGACGGCCAGCAGGGCTACGTCGAGACAATCATCGGCGGCCGCGCACGTGTGGACTTCAACCACCCGCTCGCGGGCGAAGACATCGAATACGAGTACGAAGTGCTCGAAGAAGTCGACGACCAAGACGAGAAGGCAAAAGGCCTGTTCTCGATGTACATCGACGCCGACCTCGACATGTGGATTGAGACGGACGAAGTCGAGGAAGAGGACGAAGACGGCGAAACCGAGACGGTCGAAAAGGAGACGCTGTACATCGAGGCGACGCCACAGCTCTCGATGAACCAGCAGTGGATGTTCCAGAAACAGCAAATCGCACAGGACGTCATCGACCGACTCGACTTAGACCGCGTCATCGTGCAGGAAACCATCGACGGCTCCGCCGGTGGCATGATGGGCGGTATGGGCGGCATGATGGGCGGTGCCGGCGAGGCGGACCTCGAAGAGGCTCTCGAAGACGCTGACATCGACGAGGACGAAATCGTCGAGGAACTCGAAGCGGAAGGCGAGGACGAAGCGGAAGACGTCGAAGAGTAAAGCCGTAACCGAACCGTTTTTTCGGCCGTAAACAACTATCGGGGTATGCACACCCCGACGAGACTCTTTCATCTCCACTTCAACACGCCGGACGTCGGCCGCGCAGAGCGACGACTTTCGGAAGTCGGTTTGCCGCTGAACCACCGATTCGGCCACATCGATGGCGAATCTCACGCGCTGGATGCAGACGAACCGATTCCGGAGGACTTTCGCCTACGTCTTCAGGACGCAGAGCGAGGCTACGCGAACGTCACGGTCGCACCCGGACAAAAGCCGCATTTCGACCATCTCGGACTCTGTACGTGCGAGTTCGACGCGATTTGTGACCGAGCGGAGAACACGGGGTGGTCGGTGCGCGACCGCGACGGGAGACGAACGTTCGTCATGACCCCGTGGGGGTTTCGGGTCGAACTGCATCCGGACGGAAGCGCGGTGGAGGAATCTCTCGGGTCGTGGGACGACGCGCATTTCGAGGCCGTCGAACTCACGATTTCGGAGTCGGACGGAGACGAAACCGCATCGGAAAAATTTAGGTTGATTTTCGGGGGCGTTCCGGGACTCGAAATCCGAGACCGCGAAGACGTTTGGATTCCGCGATTTCGACTGGCTGGCGATGCGTTTTCGGATGGGTCGCAAACCGAAACAGTAGAAATAGACACGAAAAATCTGTTTTAGTTGTCCGAGTTGTTTCCAGTGTTGGAGTCGTTACCGTTGTCGGAGCCGCCTCCAGTGTTGGATCCATTCCCGTTGTCGGAGCCGTTTCCGGGCGAACTCGTCGCGGTTTCCTGTCCTTCGCTTCCCCTATCGACTTCCTCCGCCGACCACTCCCCAGCAGTCGCGTTTCGAACGACCGCCGATTCCGCGGTTCCGTTTTGAATAACGACGTCGGGTCGCGGTGCTGACGAGGGGTCTGTCGCGGCAGACGAAACCGGTGACTCATCGGAACGTTCTGGCACCTCCACGTTTCGGACGGTCATGTTCTCCACAGTCAGCGCGTCGAGGTTCGCACCTTCGACGACTACGTTAGCGAGGACGGTTCGCTCGATAACACGGTCTCTCACGCCCGGGTCGAAGATGTCGCCGCCCGGAATATCGAGAATCGAGCGATTTCTGACGACGATTCGCTGTGCGGTCACGTTGTTCAGTTCCCCTTCTTCGATTTCGAGTTCGGCGACATCGACGTTGCGCAGTGTAACGTTCCGGCGGACTTCATCATCCGTTTGCAGTCTCCGAACGCGAACGGTATCCACCGTGGCGTTTCGCACCGTGGCGTTTCGCAGTGCCCACGTTCGAATCGTCGCGTTGTCGATGGAGACTTTGTACTGGCCGAGTTGGCCGAACTGCCCGAACTGATTGACTTGGCCATTCGCTTCGTAACTGTCGCCGACGGCCGGTTTCGCGTTCGGCGTCGAACCGACGCCGCCAGCGAGCGGTGTTACTCCCGAGAGTGCGAGGAGAACCGATAAAACGAGCACAGACACGACAGTGATCCGGTGGTCGACTGGGACTCTCATACTGCCACAAATCCGAGAGACGGCATAAACCAAATCGACCGTTTTGGCCAGTTTGGGGGTTAAGCCGCCGTTTCTCACTTGACGCTGATATGTGCGGCGAGGTCGGTTCGGATGATCGTGTCGCAGTATTCGCATCGGACGCCGTCCGCAAGCACCTCGAATTTCGACTCGACGGGTTCGTCTTTCGTCGTGATACAGTTGCTGTTCGGACAGGAGAGAATACCGACAACTTCCTCGGGACGCACTAATCGATGTTTTTCTGCAACCTCGTACTCGCGGATGATGTTGATGCTCGCGTCGGGGGCGATGAGCGACAGCACGTCCACCTCGTTTTGGCTCAACTCTTTGCCCTCGACTTTCACGATGTCTTTCTGTCCCATCCGGTCGCTGGGAACGTTCATTCCGACGCTCACTGCCTCGCCGTCGGTTCCGTCGATGCCGAGGATGGCGAGGACGTTGAGCGCCTGTCCGGCGCGGATGTGGTCGATTACGGTGCCGTTTCGAATCTTACTGACGCGAAGTTCGTGGTCGCTCATTGTTCCTCCAGCATGGAATCCAGAATCGCCATCCGCACCGGGACGCCGTTGTGCGCCTGTTCGAAGTAGGTCGCGTACTCCGTGTCGTCCACCTCGGGCGCGATTTCATCGACGCGGGGAAGCGGGTGCATGATGGTCAAATCGTCCGTCGCATTTTCGAGTGTCTCCATGTCGATACGGTATTCGCCAGCAATCTCCCGATATTCGTTCTCGTCGGGGAAGCGTTCGCGCTGAATGCGCGTCACGTAGAGTACGTCCAAGTTCGGGAGCACGTCCTCGATGTCGGTGTGCTCGCGGACGCTCGCACCCGACTCGTGGAGGTCGTACCGGACGCTCCGTGGGAGTTGCAGACTGCCGGGGCTGATGAAGTGCTGACGGACGTCGAAGTTCGTCAGCGCGTGCGCCAGCGAGTGAACCGTCCGCCCGTACTTCAAATCGCCCATGATGCCGATGGTGATGTCGTCCAGTCCGGCGTTCTCCCGAATCGTGTAGAGGTCGAGCAAGGTCTGTGTCGGATGGTGGCCCGCGCCGTCGCCCGCGTTGAGCAGGGGAACGTCAACGAAGTCGCTCACCATCTTCGCCGCGCCTTGACTCGGGTGGCGAAGTACGAGCGCGTCGGCGTAGCCCTCGATGACCCGCGTCGTGTCGGCGAGGGTTTCGCCTTTCTTCACGCTGGACGATTCGACGGAACCCATATCGACGATGTCCCCACCGAGGCGTTTGATGGCGGTTTCGAAGCTCATCTTCGTGCGAGTGCTCGGTTCGTAAAACAGCAGACCGAGCAGTTTCCCCGCGTGTCGGTCGGCGAACGCCGAGGGGTCGGCGTCGATTTCGGCGGCGCGGTCGAGGACGGCTTCGATGTCCTCGCGCGCGAGTTGTTTCGTATCAATGAGGTGGTCGTCCCGCATCGTTTGAACAGGCGTCACCACCAGTCTTGAAAGCCACGGGTCGCCCCGAATTTTAAATCGGATGGCGGAACCAATCGCGGTATGCTCGCCATTGCAGGGGGAAAGGGAGGCTGTGGAAAAACGACGACCACGCTCGGTCTTGCCGGTGCATTCGGTAGAACTCGTCGGTCGGTGCTCGCGGTTGACGCCGACCTCGACATGCCGAACCTCCACCTGCTCGCCGAAGTGGACGGCGAACCGGGACTCGCGGCGGTCGCAAACGGCGGCAGTATCGAGGACGTTACGCACCCACCGCCCGAACCGTCCGGACTTTCCGGGGTTAGAGTGGTTCCTGCTCCGCAATCCGGAACCCGAGAGGTTCATTTCCCCGCCGCACTCTCCCGACTCGAAAATGGTGCAGACCACGTTCT encodes:
- a CDS encoding helix-turn-helix transcriptional regulator → MNASEAAAFLAGSPERHRLLAHLREQSGSPRDMADATDVSRRSVQRNLSEFADRGWVKKRDGVYELTTSGELVARTHRKYIETLDTISTYDPFYRHLPDADHAPNPAWLADATLVTASPDQPQAPVSHYVKRLRARETETVRMLAPVLSRLYHDAHAELVLSGVETELVMPPERIETARSSNPLEFRLVSRAIDIYEHDGPVDFGLTLGDNWAFAGAYDTEGQLRALLECDDPKFLDWAKTLYQQYRNRSSPIR
- the pyrI gene encoding aspartate carbamoyltransferase regulatory subunit, which translates into the protein MSDHELRVSKIRNGTVIDHIRAGQALNVLAILGIDGTDGEAVSVGMNVPSDRMGQKDIVKVEGKELSQNEVDVLSLIAPDASINIIREYEVAEKHRLVRPEEVVGILSCPNSNCITTKDEPVESKFEVLADGVRCEYCDTIIRTDLAAHISVK
- a CDS encoding MinD/ParA family ATP-binding protein — its product is MLAIAGGKGGCGKTTTTLGLAGAFGRTRRSVLAVDADLDMPNLHLLAEVDGEPGLAAVANGGSIEDVTHPPPEPSGLSGVRVVPAPQSGTREVHFPAALSRLENGADHVLVDCPAGAGPDAVTPLRAVNHVLLVTTPDPACLRDTAKTAAMARTLNTPIVGCVVTKTERPPPGIERLLDSPILATIPDVGPPVLPDESVARAYDALASAILSKHL
- the pyrB gene encoding aspartate carbamoyltransferase, which encodes MRDDHLIDTKQLAREDIEAVLDRAAEIDADPSAFADRHAGKLLGLLFYEPSTRTKMSFETAIKRLGGDIVDMGSVESSSVKKGETLADTTRVIEGYADALVLRHPSQGAAKMVSDFVDVPLLNAGDGAGHHPTQTLLDLYTIRENAGLDDITIGIMGDLKYGRTVHSLAHALTNFDVRQHFISPGSLQLPRSVRYDLHESGASVREHTDIEDVLPNLDVLYVTRIQRERFPDENEYREIAGEYRIDMETLENATDDLTIMHPLPRVDEIAPEVDDTEYATYFEQAHNGVPVRMAILDSMLEEQ
- a CDS encoding FKBP-type peptidyl-prolyl cis-trans isomerase gives rise to the protein MSDEQEAEATEEETEQQDGLQEGDFISLDYTARTVEEGDLVDTTSEEVAEEEGVEAEGREFGPRTIVLGAGHIFEGVEEDIYGKEAGAEGEVTVELAFGEYDNEEVRTISADKIQEDDRYPGARVNVDGQQGYVETIIGGRARVDFNHPLAGEDIEYEYEVLEEVDDQDEKAKGLFSMYIDADLDMWIETDEVEEEDEDGETETVEKETLYIEATPQLSMNQQWMFQKQQIAQDVIDRLDLDRVIVQETIDGSAGGMMGGMGGMMGGAGEADLEEALEDADIDEDEIVEELEAEGEDEAEDVEE
- a CDS encoding NUDIX hydrolase, translated to MTLDDLWFLATEAEQRAEQAYHGLTDDHTQFLEFSRTYDVSRRRFRTLAQRVSESGAPYGAHTAVYRPSGELLLVWHEGVDMWVLPGGGVRDGESFRETAERELDEEAGIGAKYEGLGIATRTAIRCGDYSTWGVLPVFEAKAETTSLTVDDPDGEITDAQWFAELPENTRDREQLCAWRDERF
- a CDS encoding RNA-binding protein, producing MASVPFHYIDLRTFCYATEDDQRVETALETYLPEEVEIDRMKSEGHHGDRIIVLSARVENADEMRHVLGKLRELADIDQIRDELNQRVDDNCSFFVSLDKQSAYRDTVELGEGITLRAKVEAYPAKKDAAVENARDALA
- a CDS encoding transcription initiation factor IIB family protein, translated to MYRARDQVENEAWLAELQQAADRLELETGARSRAADLFLTTISDVDNPEDRSKRAVAAASLYAGSLIEGDQRSQQAVADAVGVARLTIQQRWKTILETAGLQPPSW
- a CDS encoding phosphopantetheine adenylyltransferase translates to MDVALGGTFDPVHDGHRALFERAFELGDVTVGLTSDDLAPKTRNEDRNVRSFAKRKADLEAELRPFAEEKDREFDVRKLTEPTGIATEEKFDVLIVSPETKHGGERINEIREERGFDSLEIVVVPHVEAEDGDIISSTRIVRGEIDEHGNLTPAQSGRD